A single Danio aesculapii chromosome 19, fDanAes4.1, whole genome shotgun sequence DNA region contains:
- the ctnnb2 gene encoding catenin, beta 2, with translation MASQADLMELDMAMEQDRKAAVSHWQQQSYLDSGIHSGATTTAPSLSGKGNPEEEDLDNQVLYEWEQGFSQPFTPEQVADLDGQYAMTRAQRVRAAMFPETLDEGVPMASTQFDSAHPTNVQRLAEPSQMLKHAVVNLINYQDDAELATRAIPELTKLLNDEDQVVVNKAAVMVHQLSKKEASRHAIMRSPQMVSAIVRTMQNTNDVETARCTAGTLHNLSHHREGLLAIFKSGGIPALVKMLGSPVDSVLFYAITTLHNLLLHQEGAKMAVRLAGGLQKMVALLNKTNVKFLAITTDCLQILAYGNQESKLIILASGGPQALVNIMRTYTYEKLLWTTSRVLKVLSVCSSNKPAIVEAGGMQALGLHLTDPSQRLVQNCLWTLRNLSDAATKQEGMEGLLGTLVLLLASDDINVVTCAAGILSNLTCNNYKNKMMVCQVGGIEALVRTVLRAGDREDITEPAVCALRHLTSRHQDAEMAQNAVRLHYGLPVVVKLLHPPSHWPLIKATVGLIRNLALCPANHAPLREQGAIPRLVQLLVRAHQDTQRRTSMGGTQQQFVEGVRMEEIVEGCTGALHILARDVHNRIVIRGLNTIPLFVQLLYSPIENIQRVAAGVLCELAQDKEAAEAIEAEGATAPLTELLHSRNEGVATYAAAVLFRMSEDKPQDYKKRLSVELTSSLFRTEPMAWNETADLGLDIGAPGETLAYRADEPSYRSFHSGYAAEALGMEGLLEQEMSHHPGAEFPVEALPDLAHAQDLMDGLPNTDSNQLAWFDTDL, from the exons CTGACCTGATGGAGCTGGACATGGCCATGGAGCAGGACCGTAAGGCTGCGGTGAGCCACTGGCAGCAGCAGTCCTACCTGGATTCAGGGATTCATTCGGGCGCCACCACCACTGCGCCCTCGCTCTCAGGCAAAGGAAACCCAGAGGAAGAGGATCTGGACAACCAGGTGCTGTACGAGTGGGAGCAGGGCTTCAGCCAGCCCTTCACACCAGAGCAGGTGGCAG ATCTGGACGGGCAGTATGCCATGACGCGGGCGCAGCGGGTTCGAGCTGCAATGTTTCCGGAGACTCTGGACGAGGGCGTCCCGATGGCCTCCACCCAGTTCGACTCTGCTCATCCCACAAACGTGCAGCGTCTAGCAGAGCCGTCACAGATGCTGAAGCACGCGGTGGTCAACCTCATCAACTACCAGGACGATGCAGAGCTCGCCACCAGAGCCATTCCAGAGCTCACCAAACTGCTGAACGACGAGGACCAG GTGGTGGTGAATAAAGCCGCAGTGATGGTGCACCAGCTCTCCAAGAAGGAGGCGTCCCGCCACGCCATCATGCGCTCTCCACAGATGGTGTCGGCCATCGTGAGGACCATGCAGAACACCAATGATGTGGAGACTGCCCGCTGCACCGCCGGCACACTGCACAACCTGTCCCACCACAGAGAGGGGCTGCTGGCCATCTTCAAGAGCGGAGGGATCCCGGCCCTCGTCAAGATGCTCGG GTCTCCTGTGGACAGTGTGCTGTTTTACGCCATCACCACCCTCCACAACCTCCTGCTGCATCAGGAAGGGGCCAAGATGGCTGTGCGTCTGGCTGGAGGCCTGCAGAAGATGGTGGCGCTGCTCAACAAAACCAACGTCAAGTTCCTCGCCATCACCACCGACTGCCTGCAGATCCTGGCTTACGGCAACCAGGAGAGCAAG CTGATCATCCTGGCCAGTGGAGGACCTCAGGCTCTGGTCAACATCATGAGAACATACACCTATGAGAAGCTGCTGTGGACCACCAGCCGCGTGCTGAAGGTGCTGTCCGTCTGCTCCAGCAACAAACCTGCCATCGTGGAGGCTG GTGGTATGCAGGCTCTTGGCCTTCACCTGACGGACCCCAGTCAGCGTCTGGTTCAGAACTGCCTCTGGACCCTCAGAAACCTGTCAGATGCTGCCACAAAGCAG GAGGGGATGGAGGGTCTGCTGGGCACGCTGGTGCTGCTGCTGGCGTCTGATGACATTAACGTGGTGACCTGCGCCGCCGGCATCCTCTCCAACCTCACCTGCAACAACTACAAGAACAAGATGATGGTGTGTCAGGTGGGCGGCATCGAGGCGCTGGTGCGGACGGTGCTCAGAGCGGGAGACCGAGAGGACATCACGGAGCCGGCAGTGTGTGCGCTGCGACACCTCACCTCCAGACACCAGGACGCAGAGATGGCCCAGAATGCAGTGCGGCTCCACTACGGCCTGCCGGTGGTGGTCAAGCTGCTCCACCCACCCTCACACTGGCCGCTCATCAAG GCCACCGTGGGGCTGATCCGGAACCTGGCTCTGTGTCCAGCCAATCACGCGCCGCTCCGTGAGCAGGGCGCCATCCCTCGCCTGGTGCAGCTGCTGGTGCGGGCGCATCAGGACACACAGAGGCGCACCTCCATGGGCGGCACACAGCAGCAGTTCGTG GAGGGCGTGCGCATGGAGGAGATCGTAGAGGGCTGCACTGGTGCTCTTCATATCCTGGCCAGAGACGTTCACAACCGCATCGTCATCAGAGGACTCAACACCATCCCTCTGTTCGTACAG ctgctGTATTCCCCCATCGAGAACATCCAGCGAGTAGCAGCAGGCGTCCTCTGTGAGCTGGCGCAGGATAAGGAGGCGGCGGAGGCCATCGAGGCTGAAGGAGCCACAGCTCCACTCACTGAACTGCTGCACTCCAGGAACGAGGGCGTGG CCACATACGCCGCAGCGGTGCTCTTCCGCATGTCTGAGGACAAACCGCAGGACTATAAGAAGCGTCTGTCGGTGGAGCTCACCAGCTCACTCTTCAGAACCGAACCCATGGCCTGGAATGAG ACTGCTGATCTAGGTCTGGATATCGGCGCTCCAGGAGAGACACTCGCATACAGAGCAGACG AGCCCAGCTACCGCTCCTTCCACTCGGGCTACGCTGCGGAGGCTCTGGGCATGGAGGGTCTGCTGGAGCAGGAGATGTCGCATCACCCCGGGGCAGAGTTCCCTGTGGAGGCGCTGCCGGATCTGGCCCATGCTCAGGATCTGATGGACGGCCTGCCCAACACAGACTCCAATCAGCTGGCCTGGTTCGACACCGACCTGTAG